The Fusobacterium sp. SYSU M8D902 genome includes a region encoding these proteins:
- a CDS encoding metallophosphoesterase, with protein sequence MKVLIISDSHKRLNTLINIYKKEQPDVVICAGDHSTDGEELSYLYPDSKYYIVRGNCDIFDRRYEDEVIIELEGSKILLAHGHEYGVKFSYDSIEERGKRLNCNIVIFGHTHIPYISKKDGIILFNPGAVYDNEYGILNITEKDIEFFHKSI encoded by the coding sequence ATGAAAGTTTTAATAATTTCGGATTCACACAAAAGATTAAATACATTGATTAATATTTATAAAAAAGAGCAACCAGATGTTGTTATCTGTGCTGGAGATCATAGTACTGACGGGGAGGAGCTTTCCTATCTGTACCCTGACTCTAAATACTATATAGTTCGGGGAAATTGTGATATTTTCGACAGAAGATATGAAGATGAAGTGATAATTGAGCTAGAAGGATCTAAGATCCTTCTGGCTCATGGTCACGAATATGGAGTAAAATTCTCCTATGATTCTATCGAGGAGAGAGGAAAAAGATTAAATTGTAATATTGTTATTTTTGGTCATACTCACATCCCATATATTTCAAAAAAAGATGGTATTATATTATTTAACCCAGGTGCTGTATATGACAATGAATATGGAATTTTAAATATTACTGAAAAAGATATTGAATTTTTTCATAAAAGTATATAA
- the pheS gene encoding phenylalanine--tRNA ligase subunit alpha encodes MKEKVAQLKETANLSIEKAESLLELEEIRVKLLGKKGELTEISKGMKNLTPEERPIVGQLVNELREFINSKLESKNMELKEKEKNQRLAEEVIDITLPGKRNVLGTTHPITDTMNFMKNIFIDMGFDVADGPEVEYVKYNFDALNIPETHPSRDITDTFYINDDVVLRTQTSPVQVRYMLEHKPPFRMICPGKVYRPDYDISHTPMFHQMEGLMIGENISFANFKAILTESLKKMFGDTEVRFRPHFFPFTEPSAEVDIQCAVCKGKGCRMCKDSGWVEIMGCGMVDPEVLKAVGYDPEEVSGFAFGMGIERVAMLRRGINDLRAFFENDVRFLKQFK; translated from the coding sequence ATGAAAGAAAAGGTAGCACAACTTAAAGAAACTGCTAATCTTAGCATAGAAAAAGCAGAATCTTTACTAGAATTAGAAGAAATTAGAGTAAAATTACTTGGGAAAAAAGGGGAGTTAACTGAAATTTCAAAAGGGATGAAAAATCTTACTCCTGAGGAGAGACCAATAGTTGGACAATTAGTTAATGAGTTGAGAGAGTTTATCAACTCTAAATTAGAGTCTAAAAATATGGAATTGAAAGAAAAAGAGAAAAATCAAAGATTAGCTGAAGAGGTTATTGATATAACTCTTCCTGGAAAAAGAAATGTATTAGGAACTACACACCCAATAACTGATACTATGAATTTTATGAAAAATATATTCATAGATATGGGATTTGATGTAGCTGATGGACCTGAAGTGGAGTATGTAAAATACAATTTTGATGCATTAAATATTCCTGAAACTCATCCTTCAAGAGATATTACTGATACATTCTATATCAATGATGATGTTGTTTTAAGAACTCAAACTTCACCAGTTCAAGTTAGATACATGCTTGAGCATAAACCACCATTTAGAATGATCTGTCCTGGTAAGGTTTATAGACCTGACTACGATATATCTCATACACCTATGTTCCATCAAATGGAAGGTTTAATGATTGGTGAAAACATTTCATTTGCTAACTTTAAAGCTATTTTAACTGAGTCATTAAAGAAAATGTTTGGAGATACTGAAGTTAGATTTAGACCTCACTTCTTCCCATTCACAGAGCCTTCTGCTGAGGTAGATATACAGTGTGCTGTATGTAAAGGTAAAGGTTGTAGAATGTGTAAAGATAGTGGTTGGGTAGAGATAATGGGTTGTGGAATGGTTGACCCTGAGGTTCTAAAAGCTGTTGGTTATGATCCAGAAGAGGTAAGTGGATTTGCCTTTGGTATGGGTATAGAGAGAGTGGCAATGTTAAGACGTGGAATAAATGACTTAAGAGCTTTCTTTGAAAATGATGTAAGATTTTTAAAACAATTTAAGTAA
- the pheT gene encoding phenylalanine--tRNA ligase subunit beta yields MLISLDWLKQYVDIKEDLKELDNALTMIGQEVEAIEIQGKDLDNVVIGHIVEYGKHPNSDKLTLVKVDVGNEEVLQIVCGAPNHKLGDKVVVAKIGAVLPGDFKIKKSKIRDVESYGMLCSQVELGIGEDGDGIIILPEDAPIGEEYRKYMGLDDVIFELEITPNRPDCLSHIGIAREIAAYYGRKVKYPSVTYTEAIDPTTTVAKVTIEDKERCKRYMGRVIRNVTVGESPEWLKKRIRAMGLKPINNIVDITNFVMFEYNQPMHAFDLDKVANGSITVRAAKEGEKIVTLDGVERELNGELVIADDEKVTAIAGIIGGVGTEITSETKNVFLEVAYFTPENIRKTGRKLGISTDSSYRNERGTDIENIPDSSERAAALIAELAGGEILDGAIDRYVEKPQKYEIPLSLQKLNKFIGKELSPEIVGKILSNLGLGIKTLSQDTLVITPPTYRGDLTRTADIYEEVIRMYGFENIEAVMPIENIQAGKKAPNIDLIDNTKEILREIGLQEVINYSFIPKNVVDILNIKDRVIEIKNPLSEDMSILRPTLMWSLLANIRDNINRNQFDLRLCEVSRVFTPAEELADEDLRICIGLSGRPERTLWNPKPEAYDFYTLKGYVEKLMEYLGIARYKLERSSNCNFHPGRSAEIKIGNDTIGIFGEIHPDVQEKMEIKRERVYIAELDLTKCTKYMKGQAKYEKIVKYPEVTRDLAIVLSKDVLVGNMVENLKRVSPIIENINIFDVYEGERIDADKKSVALSIVLRNKEKTLDEKEISTAIEKILTTISKDYKGEIRQA; encoded by the coding sequence ATGTTAATTTCTTTAGACTGGTTAAAACAGTATGTTGATATAAAAGAAGATTTAAAAGAATTAGATAACGCTTTGACTATGATAGGGCAAGAGGTTGAGGCTATCGAAATTCAAGGTAAAGATCTTGACAATGTAGTTATAGGACACATTGTAGAGTATGGAAAACACCCTAACTCTGACAAGTTAACTCTTGTTAAAGTAGATGTTGGAAATGAAGAGGTTTTACAAATAGTTTGTGGAGCTCCAAACCATAAATTAGGAGATAAGGTTGTTGTAGCTAAAATTGGTGCTGTACTTCCTGGAGATTTCAAAATTAAAAAGAGTAAAATTAGAGATGTAGAATCTTATGGTATGCTATGCTCTCAAGTTGAACTTGGTATTGGAGAAGATGGAGATGGAATTATAATCCTTCCTGAAGATGCACCTATTGGAGAAGAGTATAGAAAATATATGGGTCTAGATGACGTTATTTTTGAACTTGAAATAACTCCTAACAGACCAGATTGCCTATCTCATATAGGTATAGCTAGAGAGATAGCTGCTTACTATGGTAGAAAGGTAAAATACCCTTCTGTAACTTATACAGAGGCTATTGATCCTACTACAACTGTTGCTAAAGTTACTATCGAAGATAAAGAAAGATGTAAGAGATATATGGGAAGAGTTATCAGAAACGTTACTGTTGGTGAATCTCCTGAATGGCTTAAGAAAAGAATTAGAGCTATGGGATTAAAACCTATCAACAATATAGTTGATATTACTAACTTTGTAATGTTTGAATATAATCAACCTATGCACGCTTTTGACCTAGATAAAGTAGCTAATGGAAGTATTACAGTTAGAGCTGCTAAAGAGGGTGAAAAAATAGTAACTCTTGATGGTGTTGAAAGAGAATTAAATGGAGAATTAGTTATAGCTGATGATGAAAAAGTTACTGCTATTGCTGGAATTATTGGTGGAGTTGGAACTGAAATCACTTCAGAAACTAAAAATGTATTCTTAGAAGTAGCATACTTCACTCCTGAAAATATTAGAAAAACAGGAAGAAAACTTGGAATCTCTACTGATTCATCTTATAGAAATGAGAGAGGAACTGATATAGAGAATATTCCTGATTCTAGTGAGAGAGCAGCTGCTCTTATTGCTGAATTAGCTGGTGGAGAGATCCTAGATGGAGCTATTGATAGATATGTTGAAAAGCCACAAAAATATGAGATCCCACTAAGCTTACAAAAATTAAATAAATTCATAGGAAAAGAGCTTTCTCCTGAGATTGTTGGAAAGATCTTAAGTAACTTAGGACTTGGAATTAAGACACTTTCTCAAGATACTCTAGTTATCACTCCACCTACATATAGAGGAGATCTAACTAGAACTGCTGATATCTATGAAGAAGTTATTAGAATGTATGGATTTGAAAATATTGAAGCTGTTATGCCAATTGAAAATATACAAGCTGGTAAAAAAGCTCCAAATATTGATTTGATAGATAATACAAAGGAAATTTTAAGAGAGATCGGACTTCAAGAGGTTATAAACTACTCTTTTATTCCTAAAAATGTAGTGGATATACTTAATATAAAAGATAGGGTTATCGAGATCAAAAACCCATTAAGTGAAGATATGTCTATACTTAGACCTACTCTAATGTGGAGTTTACTTGCTAACATAAGAGATAATATCAATAGAAATCAATTTGATCTTAGATTATGTGAGGTTTCTAGAGTATTTACTCCAGCTGAAGAGTTAGCTGATGAAGATCTTAGAATCTGTATTGGACTTTCTGGTAGACCTGAGAGAACTCTATGGAATCCAAAACCAGAAGCTTATGATTTCTACACTCTTAAAGGTTATGTAGAGAAGCTTATGGAGTACCTAGGTATAGCTAGATACAAACTTGAAAGAAGCAGTAACTGTAATTTCCATCCAGGAAGAAGTGCAGAGATTAAGATAGGTAATGACACTATTGGAATCTTTGGAGAGATACATCCTGATGTTCAAGAGAAGATGGAGATAAAGAGAGAGAGAGTATATATAGCTGAATTAGACCTTACTAAATGTACAAAATATATGAAAGGTCAAGCTAAATATGAGAAGATTGTCAAGTATCCAGAAGTTACTAGAGACCTTGCAATTGTTCTTTCTAAAGATGTACTTGTTGGTAATATGGTAGAAAACTTAAAAAGAGTATCTCCTATTATTGAAAACATCAATATTTTTGACGTTTATGAGGGAGAGAGAATAGACGCAGATAAAAAATCTGTAGCTCTTAGTATCGTACTTAGAAATAAAGAAAAAACTCTTGATGAAAAAGAGATAAGTACTGCAATCGAAAAAATACTTACAACTATCTCAAAAGATTATAAAGGTGAGATCAGACAAGCATAA